Proteins co-encoded in one Nicotiana sylvestris chromosome 7, ASM39365v2, whole genome shotgun sequence genomic window:
- the LOC138873047 gene encoding uncharacterized protein, which produces MNSGCSKHMTGSTNDFLSLKSLQGGSVSFGNGKKGYILGVGRIGKSLSHSIENMHYVNELKYILISVSQISDKGNKVEFVSKICTFTNLVTGEVVLVAKRYKNIYVANFESL; this is translated from the coding sequence ATGAATAGTggttgctcaaagcatatgactggaagtacaAACGATTTCCTTTCACTTAAgtccctgcaaggagggagtgtatcctttggaaatggaaaGAAAGGATACATTTTGGGAGTTGGAAGGATTGGGAAGTCTCTCTCACACTCAATTGAAAATATGCATTATGTGAACGAGTTGAAGTACATCTTGATAAGTGTTTCCCAGATAAGTGACAagggaaacaaggtggaatttgtgtcaaAAATCTGTACATTCACAAATCTAGTGACTGGTGAGGTGGTGCTAGTAGCAAAAAGATACAAAAATATCTATGTTGCTAATTTTGAGTCTCTGTAG